The following coding sequences lie in one Timaviella obliquedivisa GSE-PSE-MK23-08B genomic window:
- a CDS encoding FkbM family methyltransferase, whose product MPEVGMSEDSYWSDARGFLRQHVHPGEKLIAPVRLKKEFEHLYSYSYSYGSEVDFFDWMLIHKGMIEKFDHAFLTAAVKTFKPIFANEVFVILAKQDLAGAIASPHHLKPLLDALSSVNPQPDRSWLKRVKDFFHDNSVSQKLDLTLKRLASLDTQVKQIEKRVQGKTRTFDSKAIATLSHEEFVSLCRAACQSAYLGNGTILCRVLSRYLMYVDSQDISLAPHLLLNGYWEPAVTFAFARSIQPGWNCIDVGANHGYFSLLMASMVGKTGKVLALEPNTNLVQLIQQTLIVNGLTENVTVSSQAAADTNGEAVTLAVPKGQIGGASIVRQVGAGDDAIATETVTIDRLTADWEHVDFIKIDTEGAEESVWRGMRQTLQHNPHIIVVLEFGATRYPDGKAFLQEILNEGFILRYIDGSIEHGSLTVEQCLTERGDKHWDLYLSRY is encoded by the coding sequence ATGCCAGAAGTTGGGATGTCAGAAGATAGTTATTGGTCGGATGCGAGGGGTTTTCTGCGTCAGCATGTTCACCCTGGAGAAAAGCTGATTGCTCCGGTTCGGCTTAAAAAAGAGTTTGAGCATCTTTACTCCTACAGCTATTCCTATGGGTCTGAGGTTGATTTTTTCGACTGGATGCTAATTCACAAAGGCATGATCGAAAAATTCGATCATGCGTTTTTAACTGCTGCTGTGAAAACCTTTAAGCCCATTTTTGCCAATGAGGTTTTTGTCATTTTGGCGAAGCAAGATTTAGCAGGGGCGATCGCCTCTCCTCACCATCTGAAGCCTCTTTTAGACGCACTCAGTTCTGTCAATCCTCAGCCTGACCGCTCCTGGCTCAAACGAGTCAAAGATTTTTTTCATGACAACTCGGTTTCCCAAAAACTCGATCTCACATTAAAGCGTCTAGCTAGTTTAGATACTCAGGTGAAGCAAATAGAAAAACGAGTGCAAGGTAAAACTCGTACTTTTGACAGTAAAGCGATCGCCACCTTATCTCATGAGGAGTTTGTCAGCCTTTGTCGGGCTGCTTGCCAAAGTGCATATTTAGGCAACGGCACAATTTTATGTCGAGTGCTCAGTCGCTATCTGATGTATGTAGACAGCCAAGATATTAGTCTTGCACCCCACCTTCTCCTCAATGGGTACTGGGAACCTGCCGTTACCTTTGCCTTTGCTCGCAGCATTCAGCCCGGTTGGAACTGCATTGACGTAGGTGCAAATCACGGTTACTTCAGTTTGCTAATGGCAAGTATGGTTGGCAAAACCGGAAAAGTGCTGGCGTTAGAACCGAATACCAACCTCGTGCAACTGATTCAGCAGACTTTAATAGTTAATGGGTTAACCGAAAATGTCACTGTTTCTTCACAAGCTGCTGCCGATACCAACGGCGAAGCCGTGACCCTTGCTGTTCCTAAAGGACAAATTGGCGGTGCCAGCATTGTTCGTCAAGTCGGTGCAGGCGATGACGCAATCGCTACCGAGACTGTGACGATCGATCGCCTAACAGCAGATTGGGAACACGTTGATTTCATTAAAATTGATACCGAAGGTGCAGAGGAATCTGTCTGGAGAGGGATGCGCCAGACGCTTCAACACAATCCTCATATCATCGTCGTGCTAGAGTTCGGAGCCACACGCTATCCCGATGGTAAAGCATTTCTACAAGAAATACTGAACGAAGGCTTTATTCTGCGCTATATCGATGGCAGCATAGAACATGGCTCTCTGACTGTTGAGCAATGCCTGACAGAACGAGGCGACAAACACTGGGATTTGTATCTCAGTCGGTATTAA
- a CDS encoding glycosyl hydrolase family 57 — translation MSASLQPSRFATLPNLNDQIDGLPNFSGCESAVQKVSQVNQAHWLPKTNVQFEQISAGFAIALHMHQPTIPAGIHGALISNLQRMFEHPYEGDNHNAGTFLWCYTRMAEFIPELINQGCRPKVMLDYSGNLLWGLGQMKLDALDRLKRITCDPTYQPYVEWLGTTWSHAVAPSTPIPDLKLQIQAWQHHFAAIFGWEALVRVRGFSPPEMHLPNHPDTLYEFVKALKDCGYRWVMVQEHSVETLYGHSLASRHLPHRLVARNSVGETVSITAIIKTQGSDTKLVGQMQPYYEAKTLSRQDIKGISVPPLVTQIGDGENGGVMMNEFPSAFKRTWHEVAQDSSVAGMTGSEYLELMETAGCEDEDYPECQAIAQHLIWQRVDPNHATPEAVQSAIQALQHENPNFHMDGASWTNDLSWVKGYENVLTPMSHLSTLFHQKVTPLVTQNPELTQQTRYRKALLHNLLLQTSCFRYWGQGAWTDYAQTIYEQGKSIIEQEF, via the coding sequence ATGTCTGCCTCTCTCCAGCCTTCTCGCTTTGCCACTCTGCCCAACTTAAACGACCAAATCGACGGGTTACCTAACTTCTCAGGATGCGAATCTGCGGTACAAAAGGTCAGCCAGGTTAATCAGGCGCACTGGTTGCCCAAAACGAACGTGCAGTTTGAGCAAATTTCAGCAGGATTTGCGATCGCCCTTCACATGCACCAACCCACTATTCCGGCTGGCATTCACGGTGCTCTCATCAGCAACCTTCAGCGCATGTTCGAGCATCCCTACGAAGGCGATAATCACAACGCCGGAACGTTCCTGTGGTGCTATACCCGCATGGCAGAGTTTATTCCTGAATTGATCAATCAAGGCTGTCGCCCCAAAGTCATGCTTGACTATTCAGGAAATCTGCTTTGGGGACTAGGACAAATGAAACTCGATGCTCTCGATCGCCTCAAGCGCATCACCTGCGACCCGACCTATCAACCCTATGTAGAATGGCTGGGAACCACCTGGAGTCACGCAGTTGCACCTTCTACTCCCATCCCCGACCTGAAGCTTCAGATTCAGGCATGGCAGCACCACTTTGCCGCCATCTTTGGCTGGGAAGCGCTCGTACGGGTCAGGGGCTTCTCGCCTCCCGAAATGCATTTACCCAACCACCCAGACACGCTCTACGAATTTGTCAAAGCTCTCAAAGACTGTGGTTATCGCTGGGTGATGGTGCAAGAGCATTCGGTTGAAACTTTATATGGACATTCTTTAGCATCGAGACATTTGCCCCATCGTCTGGTTGCCCGTAACTCGGTAGGCGAAACCGTCAGCATCACCGCCATTATTAAAACTCAAGGTTCAGATACTAAGCTGGTTGGGCAAATGCAGCCTTATTACGAGGCGAAAACCCTATCTCGGCAGGACATTAAAGGCATTTCGGTACCGCCTTTGGTGACCCAAATTGGCGATGGCGAAAATGGCGGCGTGATGATGAACGAATTCCCGAGTGCCTTTAAACGCACCTGGCACGAGGTCGCACAAGATAGTAGCGTTGCCGGAATGACGGGCAGCGAGTATTTGGAACTCATGGAAACGGCAGGATGTGAGGATGAAGATTATCCTGAATGCCAGGCGATCGCCCAACACCTGATCTGGCAACGGGTTGACCCTAACCACGCGACCCCCGAAGCCGTCCAGTCAGCCATTCAAGCCCTCCAGCACGAAAACCCTAACTTTCACATGGATGGAGCCTCTTGGACTAATGATCTAAGCTGGGTCAAAGGCTACGAGAACGTCCTGACCCCCATGAGCCACCTCAGTACGTTGTTTCACCAGAAAGTCACTCCGTTAGTGACGCAAAATCCTGAGCTAACCCAACAAACCCGCTATCGTAAAGCCCTACTACACAATCTATTGTTACAAACTAGTTGCTTTCGCTATTGGGGACAAGGCGCTTGGACAGATTATGCCCAGACAATTTATGAGCAGGGAAAATCGATCATTGAGCAGGAGTTTTGA